The following are encoded in a window of Candidatus Eisenbacteria bacterium genomic DNA:
- a CDS encoding PTS sugar transporter subunit IIA, with the protein MKLSEILNKAAVKIPLSSSTKDDVIKELVILLEKAHGLDSKGEILSKVMQRESMMSTGIGNGVAIPHGKTAAIDNLYAACGVSKKGIDFDSVDGEPSTLFILLVSPEDFRGPHVKTLANISRLLKEEKVREGFRKSETANRFLASLKEAEETYL; encoded by the coding sequence GTGAAACTTTCTGAGATATTGAACAAGGCGGCGGTGAAGATTCCGCTCTCCTCTTCCACGAAAGACGATGTCATTAAAGAACTTGTGATTCTTCTTGAGAAGGCGCACGGGCTTGACTCAAAGGGCGAGATCCTCTCGAAAGTGATGCAGCGTGAGTCGATGATGTCGACCGGGATAGGGAACGGGGTGGCGATCCCTCACGGCAAGACCGCCGCAATTGACAATCTGTATGCTGCATGCGGAGTATCGAAGAAGGGAATCGACTTTGATTCTGTGGACGGTGAGCCATCAACTCTCTTCATTCTTCTTGTCTCACCCGAGGACTTCAGGGGGCCGCACGTGAAAACTCTTGCCAACATATCCAGGCTCCTGAAAGAAGAGAAAGTCAGGGAGGGCTTCAGGAAAAGTGAGACTGCCAATCGCTTTCTTGCCAGTCTTAAGGAAGCGGAGGAGACGTACCTCTGA
- a CDS encoding NADH-quinone oxidoreductase subunit A: MFRPKNYSGRKLTTYECGEIPVGEPWSQFNIRFYVYALSFVVFEVETIFLIPWAVVFKKLGLFGFVEMFVFLAILIVGFLYAWGKRALRWA; encoded by the coding sequence CTGTTCAGACCCAAGAATTACTCCGGCAGGAAGCTCACCACTTACGAATGCGGAGAAATCCCGGTCGGTGAACCGTGGTCTCAATTCAACATCAGATTCTATGTGTACGCACTGAGCTTTGTCGTGTTTGAGGTTGAGACCATCTTCCTTATTCCGTGGGCAGTTGTATTTAAGAAACTCGGACTTTTCGGATTCGTCGAGATGTTCGTGTTTCTGGCAATACTCATTGTTGGCTTTCTCTACGCATGGGGAAAGAGAGCCCTCAGGTGGGCTTGA